Genomic DNA from Haloplanus aerogenes:
CGCGGAGTCGTGGGCGGACTGGGTCGGCATCGTCGGCCACGTAGACACACCGGTCATCAATCGGTTTCAGCGGCAGAACGGCGTCGACGCCGACTTCTTCAGCGGCACGGGTACCGGCCCGGGCGAGCGCCTCGCCGAGGTCGGTCCGCGGTCCATGTTCTACGCGAAGCGGATGGTCGTCGTCGGCATCGCAGGCGAGGACGAACGCGTCGCCGCCGAGGCCGACTGGGAGTTCGTCCCGCTCTCGGAGGCCGCGGAGAAGGCCGACTGGGAGCTGAACGAGGAGTAAATTTTTATGACAAACCCGCCAAGTATGTGTTGAGCTACCATGGGTGTTAGAACCGCGTTCACACAGGCACGAATCGTCACACTCGGCGTCTTTTTCGCCGCCATCTGGCTCGTACTGACGATCCTACAGGTGTACGGCCGGATGGGACCGCTGTCGAGCGGTGGCGTCGGGCAGACGCCGATTTCGGGGCTCCTCGGCATCTTCGTGATGGGTGGAGTGCTGGCGCTCCTGCTCGTGCTCTACGGCGAATTGGGTGAGGAAGAACCGGCACCCGAACCGTGGGAGTGAGCGATGCAGTACGAGTGTAGCGAGTGCGGGCACTTCACTCGCCTCGGGCTCGTCGACAGCGAAGCCGTCGTCCAGACCTGTCCGGCCTGCGGGGAGTCCGCGCGGTTCGAACCGGCGTTCCAAGGGGAAGGGGTCTCCTTCTGAGCCTCACAATCGACCTGACGGAGCGGTTCGTCGCCGCCGCGGACGAGTGGGCCGAAGCCCGGCTGGAGGAGCGGGAAACCGCCCTCGAGACGAAAGCCGAACAGGCCCTGCTGGAGATCGAGTATCTCGTCTCCGGCCGGACGGAGGTGTCGTTCGACGTGGACGCCGAGGCCGGTCGGATCGACTACGCTCCGAGCGACGAACTCTCGCGGCTCCTGTCCGCGCAGGCCGACGACACCGGTCTCGACGAAGCGACCATCCTCCGACTCCACGTCGACCTCTTCGTCGGCGCCTTCCCCGGCGACGACGACCGGCCGCCGAACGCGCCGCCGGTCTGAGCGGCGGGCGACGAGCCATCCCGTCAGATCGGCGAAGGATTTAGTAGCCACGACGTGAAACCGTGATAGTGCATGACAAAGAAGGACCTCGACTGGCGCCCGAAGACGGGTAGTGGGACGTACAGGGGCAAAGAAGTCTGGGAGTACAACATCGCTCCGCACGAACTCAACGAGGGCGAAATCGACGGCGAGATCCGTGCCGAGGACATCAGCGGCTCCGACGATCTGGACTCGGTCATCGAAGACGTAGAGTAATCAGTTTTCAGTACAGCGGGAACGCGCGCTTGTCACGGGGCGGCACGTAGAAGTTCGCCCGCGACTGCACGTCGATGAAGTTGAGGATGCCGTTGTTCTCCCGGTCGGTGATCGCCGGACTATCGTCGCGCACGTACCAGCCGTTCATGGCGCGACGGGTCGCCCGGAAGTGCTGGAGTCGCTGCTGGAAGGAGAGGAAGTGAACTCCGGCGTGGTCGCCGTCGGTCGTGTTGAAGTCGCGGCGGAGGATGAGCGGCTTGCCGTCGCGTCGCACCTGCGCGACCTTCTCGTGGTGGCCAACGACATCGAACTCCCTGGCGTGGTCGCGGACGGCGTCGCTGAAGGGGACGTTGGACTCGAAGTTCGGGATGTCGGACGGGTCGAACTCCGGTGAGAACATCCGGGCGACGCGGCCGGCGTCGTCCAGTCCCTCCCACCACGTATCGAGATTCTGCGTCAGGTGGGCGGCGTGGAGCGTCGTGCCGCCCGCGAACTTGCCGTCCGGGATGGTCACGAAGTCCTCGCTCGCCTGCGTCCCCTGCCGATCCGAGAAAAAGCCCATGAAGGTGGGGTCGTCCTGCGAGAGGGCGCCGGCGGGGATGCCCTCGACGTCCGCGTGCTGCGCCGGGAGTCCCTCCCCGAGAAAGCCCGTCCGAACCTCCGCGATGGAGAACACGTCTCCGAGCGAGTGCTCGACCGGTTCGCCGTTCAGCGTCCCGCCGGCCCGCGAACGGAACATGGCGTTCTCGATGGCCGTCAACTGGGACGGAACGTCGCTTTCGAGGACCAGGACGGCGTCGAACTCGAGGAGGTCCGGGTTGTCCGTCCGCGAGAGCACCTGCGGTTTCGAGATGGGGGCCTCGGTCAGTTTGCCGAGTCGACGGAAGTAGGCGGTCCCCCAGCCGAGGACGTGAAAGACCCCCTCCGTACTCCAGTCGTAGGCCGCCTCGATGGTCCGCATGCCGCGCTCGACGGTTCGGGCGGCCTCGGTCGACGGGTCGACGTCGAGATTCAGAAACAGGAGGCGGCGGTAGCGTGCCTGGAGGTCGTTCCCGGCGGCGTTCGTGGGCAGGTACTCGGTCTGGGCGAACTGTCGGTTGGGGAGGTCGGCAGCGTGGGGGTTGGGCGGCAGGTCGGTCCCGCTGTCGCTGGCCGACTCGAGAAACTGCGCGCACCCGGAGAGGCCGATGGCGCCGGCGACCCCTCCGAGACGTGCGAGCGCCGACCGTCGGGATGTCATCGTCTTGCTCGTCCGAAGGCTGCGAAGATAATAAGCATCTCGCCAAGCCGGGCGAGCGGCCCTCGACGCACCGAACTGACCAGAGAGTATATGTCCCTGAGCGCCCCAATGAGAGACAACGAGGAAACTCATGCACCAGAGCTTCGGGGCCACGTATGGACCGCTCCCGATCCGTCTCGCCGTCCCGTTGTTACTCGTCGGTGCCGTCGTCGCAGCGTTCGTCGTCTACGATATGTACCGAACGTACGCGCCATCAGCCGACGGTGGAAACGATGGCTGAGGCAGAGTCGAACGAGCGGGAAGCCGTCACAGCGGCGGGGGGCGAGTCGGACCCGTCGACGCCCGCTCGCGTGCTCGGATACCTGCAGGGGACGACGTACGTGTTGGGCTCGCTACTCGTGCTAGCGCTGTTGGCGGTCGGCACCGTCGGAATCATCGCCGAAATCAAGGGGACCTGGCACTGGGCCATCCACCTCGAATCGACGGTCAGCTACATCGGCGTGTTCGTCGCGGGCGTCCTGCTCCTGTTACTCCCGACGGCAGCACTGTTGCTGATCGGACGGGTGATCGTCGATGAGTGATCTGCCGAGTCCGTCGAGGCTCTTTCGCGGCCTGACGCTCCTGTCGGTCGGTGGGCTCGTACTCGTCGTTCTCGGCGCCGCGACGGTGGCCATCCTCGCGGAGTTCGCCAAGACGTGGCGGTGGTACTTCCGGATGGAACAGGCGATGGCGCTGGCGACGCCGGTGACGCTCGTTCTCCTCGGCCTCTCGCTCGTCGGCCTGATCGGGGTCGTCGCCCTCGCCGACCGAACCTAGATCATCTGCGCGACGAGTTCGTCCTCGAACTCGAGGACGCCCTCGTAGATGTACGCGACAGCGACGTACAGCCGACTATCCGTCTCTTGCCGAAGGTCGGTGGTGAACGGGTCCACCCACGTCAGCGCGTGTTCGTCGAGGAAGACGCGTTCGAAGCCGACCGCCACCTCGGCACCACGGCGTTGCCGGTCGATCAGGTTGCGGAGGAAGGCGAGTTCGACGGCGACGAAGTCGTTCTCCTCCGGGTACTCCTCCGGCGGCGCCCAGCCGGCGGCGCTGTAACTCGCCTCCAGTTCGGCCAGCCCCTCGCCGAGGTAGTCGGCGTCCTCGCGGTAGTACGTCTCGTGGGCGACGACCGGCGGTCGCGGGCCGACGAGGAGCCGCGTGTACTCCTGTTCGAGTACTTCCTGTACGACGTCGAGGTCGTACTCCTGATGCTCGTCGATGAACGTGCGGAGTTCGTCGAACCCACGGTCGAGGGGTTCGTTCACCTCGCCCTCGGGGATTCGGATGTCGCCGGAGAGCAGCGTCTCGACGAACTCCTCGTCGGGCACGTCGTGGAGCGCTTCGATGAGGAAGTCGACGAGTTCGAGACGCGACTCGTAGAGGGCCTGTTCGTCCATCATCGACCCCCCTCCTCGAAGAGGAGATAGGCACGACAGTCGGCACAGTACTCGAAGATGCTGTGTTCGGCTTTGGGTGCGACGCCTTCGACCAGTTCACCGACCTCGCCCGCGATGTGTTCGGCGGTGCCTTCGCTGGCGAACGCCTTGCCACAGCGGACGCAGTTTCGCATCTCGCCCTCGTACACCGTCTCCCAGCGTTCCCCGTCGCGGTTCTCGGGGAGTTTCGAGAGGTCGAGGCCGTCGTGCATGGTGATGGCTATCTCGGGACACCCTTCCTCGCAGAGGCCGCAGTTGACGCAGTCCTCGTGGTTGAACTGGAGGTCGGCGTCGTCGGTCCGGCGGATGGCATCGGTCGGACACATCGTCGAGCAGGTGGGGGTGAGGTTGCAGGCGTCGGACACCTCCATCCAGCCGAAGTCCTTCAGGCCGCGGATCATCTCCCGTGGTGGGTCGACGTGTTCGAGGACGGCACGGACGCTCTCCAGCGTCCAGTCGTGGCTGTTGAAGGGCGGGTTCGGCTTGTCGTCTCGAACCGTGCCGGTCGCTTCGTGGTCGCCGGCCGGGACGGGCGTCGGATCGAGTTCGACGACGAACTGGGAGAGTTCCTCGACGAACGCCTTCGGCTCCTGTGGGTCGGGCGCGAGGAACGTGACGCGTTCGCCGAGGCCGAGGTCGGTCGTCGCCCGGTCGAGTCGGCGGACGAGTTCCGCCTTCGGATCGGGACCGGAGTGGAGGCAGGAGCCGCCACAGCCGACGATGGCCACGCCGTCGGCGCCCGCGGCGAGGGCGTGCATGACGTGTGCTTCACCGACCGTGTCGGTGCAGTTGACCCGGACGGGGAGGACGGGCGGGTAGCGCAGGTCGTCGTCCTCGCGGGCGAGGCGTCCGTAGCGCCGGAGAGCGTCGTCCGCCCGCTCGGAACAGACGAAGGCGACGACTGGCGTCTCGATGCCGTCGTTGCCGCGAAGCCCGCCGAGGAGACCGTCGTCCTCACCGGGGTCGAGGAGCGTCTCCACCTCGCGCGCGATGCGTTCGTTCGAGGGGTCGCGGAGGGTCGTCGCGCCGGTCGGACAGGCGCTCGTACACGCGCCGCAGTCCTGACAGGCCACGAGGTCGAACGACACCTCGTCGACGTGCGGCCGGTCGACGGCGCCGTGCGGACAGGCGTCGACACAGGCGTTACAGCCGGGCTGGCTCGACTCGCCGGCGGCGCACACGTCCATGTCGAGGTCGAGGTGTTTCGGTTTCTCGATGCCGCCGAGGAGGTCCTCGACGGCCGCGATGGTCGCCCCGTCGACCGGGCCGGTGTAGAGGCCGATCTGGCCGCTCTTTGCCGTGCCGGTCGCCGCGGGGAAGATCACCTGATCCGCCTCCAGCGTCCGCTCGACGCCGTCGAGGTCGATGGCATCGACCGGACAGCAGTCGGCCCACTCGCCGTCCGGGGCCGCCGGATCGATGTCCACGGGCGCGCGAGTCACCATCCCGTCCGGCCCCTCGTGGACGCAGTCCATACACGAGATGCAGTCCTCGGTGACCCGGGCGCGGAGTTCGACCTCGAAGTTCCCGTACTCGCCGACCACGTCGACGACGCGGCCGCGGGCGAGCGTCACGTCGTCGAGGTCGGCGTCGACGGCGTCGAAATCCTGCCCGTTGGCGATCAGCGTCACGTCGGCGGTGTCCGCGAGCGCCGCCGCCGTCTCGGGGTCGCCGACGACGGCGACAGCCTCGCCCGCGTCCCGGGAGACGGTCCGGGATATCGGTTCGTGGCCGAGACCCGTCCGACGGGCGTTGAGCAGGCGAGCGGTCTTGGCGGTGGCCGCGTCGCGGTCGTGAATCCACGCGGCCCCCTCGCGGTGGTCGACGAAGGCCGTCGCGTCGGGGTGAAGTCCCCGTTCTATCGCAACCTCCCGAATGGCGTCCTGACACCGCGGTTCGGGCGTGGTCACGAGGAGTTGGTCCAGATCGTACTCTTCGATGAGGTGGGCCATGGCCGGGAGGCCATCGTCACAGAGGTGTGAGGAACTCGCAACGACCTCGACGTCTCTGACGCCGTCTCGGACGCCTTCGAGATCGATGTCGCAAGTGTTTGCACAGGAACACACGAACGCGCCGACGTTCATACCAGTGGTAAATGCTACCATTCGTATAAGAGTTGCTGCGGGCTAACGGATTTCAGTTTCAAATGGGGGAGGGAGGAACGAAAGTCATTGAAATTAGGTCAACCTAAACACATTAATTTATATAATGTCGGTCCATTTGCCTATTATATGCGCGTGCGAGCGAATGACACGCGCATGTCGAGGGGACAACACACACCATGAGTACAGAACCAGTCTCGATAGACCTTGACAGGCGCTCGTTCATGAAGGCGAGCGCGTTGGCGGGCGCCGTCGCCCTTGGTGGTGGCGGTGCGGGTCAAGCGCTCGCCCAGACGGGTGAGGCGGAGGTATCGGCTGCTGACACAGAGGGAGAGCGTACGAAGACGATCTGTAATTACTGTTCTGTCGGTTGTGGGTTCCACGGTGAACGCGTCGGCGACTCCTTCGTCGGCATGGAACCGTGGGAGGACCACCCGATAAACCAAGGGTCGCTCTGTTCGAAGGGTGCTGGGATCTACGAGACCGAACACTCGGAGAAACGGGTTCGACACCCGATGGTTCGGGAGAACGGCGCTTGGCGAAAGCTGTCGTGGGATTCGGCCTACGACCGGCTGGCGACCGACATTCGTGCGCTGTGGCCGGATTCGAACGTCTCGCCGGATCAGGCCGTCGACGTAAGTGAGGAGGCCAGCCGCGAGAGCGTCATGCTCCTCGGGAGTGCCCACCACTCCAACGAGGAGTCCTACGCCATCCGAAAGCTCGCGGCGTTCATGGGCACGAACAACGTCGACCATCAGGCGCGGATCTGTCACTCCACGACGGTCGCGGGCCTCGCGAACACGTGGGGCTATGGGGCGATGACGAACACGCTGCAGGACTACCGCAACTACGACCTGCTGGTCGTCATCGGGCAGAACCCGGCGGAGGCCCACCCCATCGCGATGCAGCACATCCTCGAGGGGCAGAAACGTGGCGGGACGCTTCTGACGCTCGATCCGCGGTTCACGAAGACCGCGGCCCACGCCGACGAGTTCATGCGGTTCCGGCCCGGGACCGACGTGGCGCTGATGATGGGGATCATCAAGGAGCTCCGCGACGAGTACGGGCTGGCGTTGGACCCGGACGCGGACGATACGGGCCAGAACATGCTCACCGACCGCGTCCAGGGCTGGGAAGACATCGAGGACGACCTCGACAAGTACGACAAGGAGACCGTTTCAGAGATCACGTGGCTCTCGGTCGAAGAGATCGAGCGCCTCGCCGAGCTGTTCAACGAGAACCGCCCACACATCCAGATCGAGTGGGCGATGGGCGGCACCCAGCACAACAACGGGACCCAGAACATCCGGTCCTACGCCGCCGCGAGCCTCGCGTCAGGGAGTGCGGCCCGCAGTGGCGGTGGTCTCCAGGTCATGCGTGGCCACGCCAACGTCCAGGGGGCGACCGACCTCGCAGTCGCGAGCCACATCCTCCCGGGGTACTACGGGCTGTCACCCGGTGGCTGGTCGTGGTGGGCGGACGTCTGGGACATGAACCCGTACACGAGCGGGTCCACCTCGTTCGCGGACATGTACAACCGATTCGAGGTAATGCCGCCGGATAAGTACGTCCGGGCGACCGACGCGGAGGACCCCGACGAGTTCCCGGGAAGTAGTGGCGAGGGTCAGTACGGCCCCAACAATCCGGCGCCGAACTCGATGATGTTCCAGAGCGGGCTGACCGTCGCCCGCTGGTTCGAAGCCGCGCTCGATCAGGAGGATCGGATGCAGCAGACGCCGATCTACCAGCCCGATCAGGTGAAGATTGCCGTCTTCTGGGGTCACTCCTCGAACTCCATCAGCGAGATGGAGAAGATGAAAGAGGGGATGCAGAACCTCGACTTGCTCGTGGTCATCGACGTGTTCCCGTCGGTCGCGAGCGTCCTCCCCGACTTCGACGAGGGGCCGCCGGTGATGGTCCTCCCGGCGTCGAGTCAGTACGAGCACTACCGCTCGCTGACGAACACGCACCGCTCGATCCAGTGGTCGGAGCCGGTGCGTCCCCCGTCCCACAACTCGAAGCCCGACCTGCAGATCATGCAGGAACTGGCGGACCACCTCGGCTTCGGTGAACACTTCGACTGGGGAACTGGCCCGGAGATTCACAACGGGAAATCGAGCTACGAGAACGTCATCCGGGAGTTCAACCTCGGGACGAACACCATCGGATACCGCCAGACCCCGGAACGCCTCCAGCAACACCTCGAGTACGACTACGCGTTCTCCCACGAGACGCTCCAGGCCTCGGAAGGGTCGCCCGTCGAGGGCGAGTACTGGGGCCTCCCCTGGCCGTGCTGGGGTGAAGGACACCCCGGGACGCCGATCATCTGGAACGACGACATGAACCCCAACAACGGGGGACAGGACTTCCGGACGCGGTGGGGCGTCCAGGCACCGAGCCCCGAAGAGTGGGAGCAGATGAACACCGACAAGGAGTACCCGTTCCAGGCGACGATCGACGCCGTCGGGGACCGGTACGACAGCGTCGAGGACGCCCTCGACCTGACGCGAGCGCCGTACAACCCCGACTGGGCGTCGGCAGCCGACACGGCCAGCGACGGGCTGATCCACGGGATTCCGGAGTATCCGGGCTGGAAGACGACGCCACCGAAGAGCCTCGTCGATCCGACTCAGAGGACCCAGTCCGACGAACTCACCATCCCGCAGCAACACGCGCTCGACAACCAGCGGTCGGTGTACACCGCCGCGCAGGCGCTCAACAACCCGAACACCGGGAGCCCCGAGTTCGACCAGTACATCTCGGAGACCCAGAACATCGACCCGGCGTTCTACGAACAGTACGACTACAGGCAGCCCGACGCGCCGACGGGGCGCGGACGGGCGCGTGCCGTCGTCTGGAACTTCATCGACACGACGCCGGTGCACCGCGAACCGCTGGAGAGCCCGCATCCGGAACTCGTCGAGGAGTGGCCGGCGAACGGCCAGCAACGGAACTTCTACCGCCTCGACCAGAACAACGCGGTAGAACAGGAGAAGGCGATGCAGATCATCCACGGCGACGGCGACGGGCCGGCGCTCGACACCATCATGACGACGGGCCGGCAGGTCGAACACCAGGGCGGCGGCTCGGAGACACGGAGCAACATCCACACCGCCGACCTTCAGCCGCACATGTACGCCGAGATTACGCCGAACAAGGCCGAGAACCTCGGCGTCGACGGGGGTGATCTGATCGTCATCTCCTCGACCGACCGCGGATCGGTCCTCGTGAAAGCGAGGGTGACCGACCGGCCGAACGACGACGAGGTGTTCCTGCCATTCCACTGGGGTGGCGTCTTCAAGGGACAGAGCCTGGAGGACAAGTACCCGCCAGGCACCGTTCCGTACGCCATCGGCGACTCGGCGAACGCCATCACGTCGCGAGGCTACGACGTCGAGACCCAGATGCAGGAGACAAAAGTGTCGATGGTGGCGATCCGCCCGGCCACACAGAGCCTCCTCGAGGAACTCAATATGGACGTCGACCTCGAGTTCCCGCAGGACCGTGACGGTATCGGCCAGCAGAAAGACTTCGATGTCCGTGATCACAACACGGTCCAATAGGAGGTGGTGAATATGTCAAGCAACAAAGAGATAATGCGGCAGGGGGTCATCAGCACTGGGGGCGAAGACACCCGGATCTTCCCCGACGTAGAGGCCTGTATCGACTGTGGCGGGTGTGTCGTGGCCTGCAAACGCACGTGGGACTCGTCGGTCGACGAACAGCGAATCAGCATCTCGACGATGCTGGAGGGCCAAGAAGGCGCGCAGGGGCTGAACGCCCACAGCGCGAGGGCCCTCGGACAGGGCGAGTCGCCCGGCGAGACAGCAGTTCCGATGCAGTGTTACCACTGCGAGAACGCGCCGTGTGTGTCCGTCTGTCCGACCGACTCGCTGATGAAACAGGAAGACGGCTTCGTGCAGGTGCGCGACGACCTCTGTGTCGGCTGTCAGTACTGCCTGTCGGCGTGTCCGTTCGGGGCGCCGCAGTTCCCCGACTCCGACGACGCGTCGGCGCAGCTGTTCGGCACCGGCGGGACGATGGACAAGTGTACCATGTGCGAGGAACGGCAGGACGTCGGCAAGGGGCCGGCGTGCGCCGAGGAGTGCGCGACGGACGCGATTCTCGTCGGCAACGCCGAGGAGATTTCGTCCGAACTGGAGCGTCGTGACAGTGGCACGTTCTTCAACGACGTCGCCATGGAGATCATCTTCGGTGAAGAGGAGGCACAGGTGTTCTAAATGAGCTACCAAGAAGACCTTCCGGAAACCAGCGGTTACAGCAAAGTTTCGGTGGTGATCAGCGCCATCGTCGGCATCGTCCTCGCCGTCGTCGCCGTCTGGTGGGCCGCCGGAACGGCCGTCTTCTACGAGGGCCTGTTCCGCGTCGCGCCGACGGTCGAGGGTGGCGGCATCGGGGCCGACTGGGTCGCCGGCAACACGGTGCCGTGGCTTGACTTCCTCGTGGCCGTCGTCCACGCGGCGGACGTGATCATGGGGCTGTTCATCCTCCTGATGGTGTTCATCCACTGGGCGGCGTTCCGTCGCCTCGCGGGGCAGATGCAGGGCCCCGACGAAGGGAGTCAACAGGCCGTCGCGACCGACGGAGGTGAGACCGAATGACGAGTCTCGACCACGGTAAGTTCACGCGGGTCACGACGACGTTCCACTCGTTGCTGGCCCTCGACGTGTTCGCCCTGTTCTTCACGGGGTACAGCCTGACGTTCAACGACGAACTCTGGTGGCTGCTGTCGCTGATGGGTGGGCCGGAGAGCGTCACCGCGCTCCACCGCGCCGCCGGCTTCGGGCTCATCGCCCTCATCGGCTTCTGGGCCACACTCATGGTCACGAGCGAAACCGGCCGGAGCAACTTCCAGGATGTCATGCCCACCGGCGAAGACATCAAGGCGTTCATCCAGGACGTGCAGTTCGCCCTCGGGAACGCCGACGAGCGTCACCCGGCCGCAAAACAGTTCGCCGGCGGCGACACCGACGACGTCCCACTGCTCTCCTACATCGGCAAGGGCGTCGTGTTCATCTTCGCGGTCGAACTGTTCCTGCTGACGGTCAGCGGACTGCTCATCTGGAGCAAGACCGGCCTGATGCAGTACTTCAACACGAAGACGGCCGCGATGGGCTTCGTGATCTTCCACGGCCTGCTGGGCGTCATCATGCTGATGGGGGTCATGTTCCACATCTTCGAACACGGGTTCCACCCCGCCTTCTACCCGGTCGAACCGAAGGCGTTCATCCCCCGAGAGCTGATCCCGGAGACCCACGCCGACGGCGGGATCAGTGATCTCAGCCTCGCTCCGTCGTGGAGCACGGTGAGCACGGTCATGGGTGTGCTCACCGTCGTCGGTATCGTCAGCGTCATGGTCGGCTCCATCTTCGACGAGGGGTATCCGGTGCCACGCGAACTGACGGTGGGCGGGGGGCCAGAGAGCCTCCTGCTCACCATCGGCATCAACGCCGGCATCTTCGTGTTGTTCGTCGGCCTCGTCCTCTCGATGTACGGTAACCTCCTGCGCGTGCGGTGGGAGCGCCGACTCGAAGAGGACCGTCGCCAGCCGGCGGCGACCGACGGCGGTCACCCCGACGACGACTGACCGGCGAACCGTCCCCTCCTCCCGAATCGTTTTATCTCGCGGCGCCGACCTATGAACGAGATGTCACGGAAGGCCATCCTCGCCCTCCTGCTCGCCGCCCTCACGCTCACTGCCGGCTGTTCTTTCCTCGCGCCGAACCCCGAGAGCTACTCCAGCACCTACGACTACAGCGTGGGCGTCGACGCGACAGGCACGCTGGAGGACGTGACGATTCGCGTCCCGCTTCCGCAGGTCGACGGCGAGACAGTCGTCGACGCGGACGTCGTCGCGCCCAACGGCACGGTCGAGGCGTTCGACGCGACAGTCGTGGAAACGGCGTACGGCCCGATGCTCGAACTCACCGCCGACGAGTTCGTCGTCGAGACGCGTTACTACCGGTTCGTCGAGGAGGACGGCCTGGGGCGCCGCGAGGAGATCTCCGAATCCGAGTACGACCCCTCGAATCCGAACCACCAGAGGGTCGACCAGCGGACGGTGCGCGTACACGTCACGCAGGAGGCGACCTACCCCATCGAGACGCGGACCCCCGTGGGTGAGTCGCCGACGTTCTACCCGGCGGCGACACGCGAACTCGCGGACTGCCGGGTTCCGTATCAGGACGAAACGGCGTGTTTCGACTACGACGCCCCCGTCTACCTCTCGTACGACGCGCCCGCAGACGCACGAGTCAGCGGCAGTATCATGCTCACCGGGTCGAACGAGTGGTTCGCCGGCGGGTGGACCGGCAACAGCTACACCGACCACGTGACCTTCCGCGTAACCGGTCCCCGTGACGGCTGGATCGTCGCCAACGGAACGACCGAGACCGGTCGGGGCAACTACCCCTCACCCGAGCCCTAGGCCGACAGCAACTCGGCGCCCTCGGCCGACAGTTCGACCGTCACGTCCTGCCGGGTCTGCTCGCTCATCTGGTCGATGTTGCGCGTGAGGACTTCGAGGATATCCTTCGGTTCGGGGTAGACGAGGAAGTTGCCGTCGTCGTCCTCCATCACCAGTTGCGTATCGGAGAGGGAGATCTGATCCCCCTCGATGCTGGCGACGACGACCGGGAGCGCCTCGGCGCCGCCGGGGTCGCCCTCCGTGACCATCGTGATGTGGAGTTCGTCGAGGCCGATGAGGTCCTTGTACTCCCGGACGCGACGCGCACAGCGGACCATATCACGCGTCACGGCCGTCTTCTGCTCGTTGCCGTGTTCCCCTTCGTGGCAGAGCTTGCACACCCGGAGTTCCATGCGCATAGTACA
This window encodes:
- a CDS encoding TorD/DmsD family molecular chaperone, giving the protein MDEQALYESRLELVDFLIEALHDVPDEEFVETLLSGDIRIPEGEVNEPLDRGFDELRTFIDEHQEYDLDVVQEVLEQEYTRLLVGPRPPVVAHETYYREDADYLGEGLAELEASYSAAGWAPPEEYPEENDFVAVELAFLRNLIDRQRRGAEVAVGFERVFLDEHALTWVDPFTTDLRQETDSRLYVAVAYIYEGVLEFEDELVAQMI
- a CDS encoding formate dehydrogenase subunit alpha gives rise to the protein MSTEPVSIDLDRRSFMKASALAGAVALGGGGAGQALAQTGEAEVSAADTEGERTKTICNYCSVGCGFHGERVGDSFVGMEPWEDHPINQGSLCSKGAGIYETEHSEKRVRHPMVRENGAWRKLSWDSAYDRLATDIRALWPDSNVSPDQAVDVSEEASRESVMLLGSAHHSNEESYAIRKLAAFMGTNNVDHQARICHSTTVAGLANTWGYGAMTNTLQDYRNYDLLVVIGQNPAEAHPIAMQHILEGQKRGGTLLTLDPRFTKTAAHADEFMRFRPGTDVALMMGIIKELRDEYGLALDPDADDTGQNMLTDRVQGWEDIEDDLDKYDKETVSEITWLSVEEIERLAELFNENRPHIQIEWAMGGTQHNNGTQNIRSYAAASLASGSAARSGGGLQVMRGHANVQGATDLAVASHILPGYYGLSPGGWSWWADVWDMNPYTSGSTSFADMYNRFEVMPPDKYVRATDAEDPDEFPGSSGEGQYGPNNPAPNSMMFQSGLTVARWFEAALDQEDRMQQTPIYQPDQVKIAVFWGHSSNSISEMEKMKEGMQNLDLLVVIDVFPSVASVLPDFDEGPPVMVLPASSQYEHYRSLTNTHRSIQWSEPVRPPSHNSKPDLQIMQELADHLGFGEHFDWGTGPEIHNGKSSYENVIREFNLGTNTIGYRQTPERLQQHLEYDYAFSHETLQASEGSPVEGEYWGLPWPCWGEGHPGTPIIWNDDMNPNNGGQDFRTRWGVQAPSPEEWEQMNTDKEYPFQATIDAVGDRYDSVEDALDLTRAPYNPDWASAADTASDGLIHGIPEYPGWKTTPPKSLVDPTQRTQSDELTIPQQHALDNQRSVYTAAQALNNPNTGSPEFDQYISETQNIDPAFYEQYDYRQPDAPTGRGRARAVVWNFIDTTPVHREPLESPHPELVEEWPANGQQRNFYRLDQNNAVEQEKAMQIIHGDGDGPALDTIMTTGRQVEHQGGGSETRSNIHTADLQPHMYAEITPNKAENLGVDGGDLIVISSTDRGSVLVKARVTDRPNDDEVFLPFHWGGVFKGQSLEDKYPPGTVPYAIGDSANAITSRGYDVETQMQETKVSMVAIRPATQSLLEELNMDVDLEFPQDRDGIGQQKDFDVRDHNTVQ
- a CDS encoding DUF7405 family protein gives rise to the protein MTSRRSALARLGGVAGAIGLSGCAQFLESASDSGTDLPPNPHAADLPNRQFAQTEYLPTNAAGNDLQARYRRLLFLNLDVDPSTEAARTVERGMRTIEAAYDWSTEGVFHVLGWGTAYFRRLGKLTEAPISKPQVLSRTDNPDLLEFDAVLVLESDVPSQLTAIENAMFRSRAGGTLNGEPVEHSLGDVFSIAEVRTGFLGEGLPAQHADVEGIPAGALSQDDPTFMGFFSDRQGTQASEDFVTIPDGKFAGGTTLHAAHLTQNLDTWWEGLDDAGRVARMFSPEFDPSDIPNFESNVPFSDAVRDHAREFDVVGHHEKVAQVRRDGKPLILRRDFNTTDGDHAGVHFLSFQQRLQHFRATRRAMNGWYVRDDSPAITDRENNGILNFIDVQSRANFYVPPRDKRAFPLY
- a CDS encoding hydrogenase iron-sulfur subunit, yielding MNVGAFVCSCANTCDIDLEGVRDGVRDVEVVASSSHLCDDGLPAMAHLIEEYDLDQLLVTTPEPRCQDAIREVAIERGLHPDATAFVDHREGAAWIHDRDAATAKTARLLNARRTGLGHEPISRTVSRDAGEAVAVVGDPETAAALADTADVTLIANGQDFDAVDADLDDVTLARGRVVDVVGEYGNFEVELRARVTEDCISCMDCVHEGPDGMVTRAPVDIDPAAPDGEWADCCPVDAIDLDGVERTLEADQVIFPAATGTAKSGQIGLYTGPVDGATIAAVEDLLGGIEKPKHLDLDMDVCAAGESSQPGCNACVDACPHGAVDRPHVDEVSFDLVACQDCGACTSACPTGATTLRDPSNERIAREVETLLDPGEDDGLLGGLRGNDGIETPVVAFVCSERADDALRRYGRLAREDDDLRYPPVLPVRVNCTDTVGEAHVMHALAAGADGVAIVGCGGSCLHSGPDPKAELVRRLDRATTDLGLGERVTFLAPDPQEPKAFVEELSQFVVELDPTPVPAGDHEATGTVRDDKPNPPFNSHDWTLESVRAVLEHVDPPREMIRGLKDFGWMEVSDACNLTPTCSTMCPTDAIRRTDDADLQFNHEDCVNCGLCEEGCPEIAITMHDGLDLSKLPENRDGERWETVYEGEMRNCVRCGKAFASEGTAEHIAGEVGELVEGVAPKAEHSIFEYCADCRAYLLFEEGGR
- a CDS encoding 4Fe-4S dicluster domain-containing protein; translated protein: MSSNKEIMRQGVISTGGEDTRIFPDVEACIDCGGCVVACKRTWDSSVDEQRISISTMLEGQEGAQGLNAHSARALGQGESPGETAVPMQCYHCENAPCVSVCPTDSLMKQEDGFVQVRDDLCVGCQYCLSACPFGAPQFPDSDDASAQLFGTGGTMDKCTMCEERQDVGKGPACAEECATDAILVGNAEEISSELERRDSGTFFNDVAMEIIFGEEEAQVF